In Vicinamibacteria bacterium, the genomic stretch CAGTCCTATAATTCGCGGCATGGCCAGCGACGCGTCCGGCTCGGCGGCAGCTACTGCGTTCCCTCCGGGGGTCGCCCCGTCCTTCCTCAGCATCCACGCGGTGCGCATCTTCGTGCGCGACCTCGACCGGAGCCTCCATTTCTACGTCGGTCAGCTCGGTTTCCGGCTCGTCATCGACGCCCGCCTCCAGTCCGGTGAGCGCTGGGTCGCGGTCTCCCCGCCCGACGGCACCGCCATCCTCGCCCTGGTCGCCCCCCAACCCCGTTCCCTTGAGCACAAGCTCATTGGCCGCGCCACGCATGTCGTGCTCATCACGGGAGACGTGGCTGCACGGTTCCAGGAGTGGTCGCGGAAGGGCGTCCGCTTCATGAGCACCCCGCGGCTCCGGCGGATCAAGTACGAACCCGCTCCGGCCGGGGCAGCTTCGTCGCCCCGGCTGCTCGGTGAGAAGACGCCTGTCTGGGGCGGCGTCTTCGCCCGCTTCCGTGACATCGACGGGAATACTTTCTCCCTCGTCAGCTTCGACGAGGTCACTCATACCGTGGAGACTGAGCGCCGGGCCGCCGCCGACAAGCTCGAAACCGAGCGCCGCGCCGTCCACGAGCTCGGGATCGCCCGGCAGGTGCAAGCCCGGCTCTTCCCCCAGTCCAGGCCCGCCCTGGCGTCACTCGACTACGCGGGGGCTTGCCTTCCCGCGCAGGCGGTGGGCGGCGACTACTACGACTTCCTGAGCCTGGGCCCGGACCGCCTGGGCCTCGTCATCGGGGACGTGATGGGGAAGGGGATGGCCGCCGCCCTCCTCATGGCAAACCTCCAGGCCAACCTCCGCAGCCAAGTCGCGTTCGCCCTCGACGAGCCGCGGCGCCTCCTGGAGACCGTCAACCTCCTCTTCTGCGAGAACTCGCCCGAGAGCTCGTTCGCGAGCCTCTTCTACGGCGACTACCACGACCGCACGGGCGCGCTCCGCTACGTCAACTGCGGCCACGTCTGCGCGCTTGTCCTGCGTCGTGACGGGACCCTGGACCGGCTACAGGCCACCTCGACCGTCCTAGGGCTCTTCCGGCAGTGGGAGTGCTCGGTGGGGGAGTGCCGTCTCGAGCCCGACGACCTCCTCGCCCTCTACACCGACGGGGTCACGGAAGCATTCGACGACACCGGGGAGGAGTTCGGCGAGCAGCGTCTCGTGGACGCCCTCCGCCGGCACGGCGCCCGCCCGCCCGAGTCCCTCCTGGCGTCGCTCGTGGAGGAGGTCCACTCCTTCAGCCCCCACGAGCAGCAAGACGACCTCACGCTCATCGTGGCCCGACGCCGAAGCGCTTCGCGGCCGGGTGTCGCCTAGCCCCCGCGACTCGACGGCGACGGAGCGCGCCAGCGCCTCTGCGCCTCGAGCCAGTCAGGACGGGGTCATGTGAGCCGTACGGGTACTAACGGGTACCCTGGCTGGGAGGGGCCATCTCCTATGCGAGCTGACGCCCACCCTCGAGTCGGTGCTGAGGCACTACCACAACTACCAGGCGCCCTTCGTGGTGGACCCGCCGGGAAGGGTCCCGGGCTCCAACCGCGGCTGAGCCCCCTGGACCTGGCGGACTCGAGGAGTTAACAGTTCAGGGACCGAGACCGACTCATTACCGAGCTCAGGCTGCGCCAATACGTCGAGATCCTCGTTGAGTCAAAGTCCTCCATGTTTGGGGGGAGAGGATCGGATTCGGGGCTTCGGGGCCTGGTCGTAGGTGGCCCTCGGGCGCGATCCCGTCTACGGCGCAGCGAACGGCGCGCCTCCTTGTGCTGGGCTTCGAGCTCGCGGATCACAGCCTCGGTCTTGTCGTCGAGGGCGGCGAGGACCTCGTCGGGGTTCTCTTCCCCGTAGTGAAGAGCCAGGCGGCCGACTGCGAGA encodes the following:
- a CDS encoding SpoIIE family protein phosphatase produces the protein MASDASGSAAATAFPPGVAPSFLSIHAVRIFVRDLDRSLHFYVGQLGFRLVIDARLQSGERWVAVSPPDGTAILALVAPQPRSLEHKLIGRATHVVLITGDVAARFQEWSRKGVRFMSTPRLRRIKYEPAPAGAASSPRLLGEKTPVWGGVFARFRDIDGNTFSLVSFDEVTHTVETERRAAADKLETERRAVHELGIARQVQARLFPQSRPALASLDYAGACLPAQAVGGDYYDFLSLGPDRLGLVIGDVMGKGMAAALLMANLQANLRSQVAFALDEPRRLLETVNLLFCENSPESSFASLFYGDYHDRTGALRYVNCGHVCALVLRRDGTLDRLQATSTVLGLFRQWECSVGECRLEPDDLLALYTDGVTEAFDDTGEEFGEQRLVDALRRHGARPPESLLASLVEEVHSFSPHEQQDDLTLIVARRRSASRPGVA